One Stigmatella aurantiaca genomic region harbors:
- a CDS encoding 3-dehydroquinate synthase II produces the protein MNGLNMNEVSTMEKRERIRLERIEGDRNRIEETNSLIVWFDTAGLSTPNDGEGMLERIVNLEYTGAVLYPDNVATLAPVLPARMLKVYSIQQLEDLERLRSMPQAGQEFIVASMNASVLEKAATQGFKTCYRAYVDDGASLHQSIQEGVHHAYLMVRFRDPTNIPLELVIASLQATRTVLIKEINSPQDVDDAIVTLGVMEVGAEGVMFSPRSHEVLSQFVSRLANLNRAQVKIESSTIVRSVPIGMGYRSCIDTSTLFSPTEGMLVGSTSQGGLLCCPEVFFLPYMELRPFRVNAGAVHSYVYNFGNRTDYMSELRAGSPVMLVDRSGNARRAAVGRMKTEVRPLRLIEAEFQSGERINTIMQDDWHVRIFSDDAKPLNITELRPGDKVLGHVAKPGRHVGIKVDEHIIES, from the coding sequence ATGAACGGCCTGAACATGAATGAAGTCAGCACCATGGAGAAGCGCGAGCGCATTCGCCTGGAACGCATCGAGGGCGACCGCAACCGCATCGAGGAAACCAATTCGCTCATCGTCTGGTTCGACACCGCGGGCCTGTCCACGCCGAACGACGGCGAGGGCATGCTGGAGCGCATCGTCAACCTGGAATACACCGGCGCCGTCCTCTACCCGGACAACGTGGCCACGCTCGCGCCCGTGCTCCCGGCGCGCATGCTCAAGGTCTACAGCATCCAGCAGCTCGAGGACCTGGAGCGGCTGCGCTCCATGCCCCAGGCCGGCCAGGAGTTCATCGTGGCCAGCATGAACGCCTCCGTGCTGGAGAAGGCCGCGACCCAGGGGTTCAAGACCTGCTACCGGGCATACGTGGATGACGGGGCGAGCCTGCACCAGTCCATTCAGGAGGGCGTCCACCACGCCTACCTGATGGTCCGCTTCCGCGACCCCACGAACATCCCCCTGGAGCTGGTGATCGCCTCGCTCCAGGCCACGCGCACCGTGCTCATCAAGGAGATCAACTCTCCGCAGGACGTGGATGACGCCATCGTCACCCTGGGCGTCATGGAGGTCGGCGCCGAGGGCGTCATGTTCTCCCCCCGCTCCCACGAGGTGCTCAGCCAGTTCGTCTCCCGGCTGGCCAACCTGAACCGCGCGCAGGTGAAGATCGAGTCCTCCACCATCGTGCGCAGCGTCCCCATCGGCATGGGCTACCGCAGCTGCATCGACACCTCGACGCTCTTCTCCCCGACGGAGGGCATGCTGGTGGGCTCCACGTCCCAGGGCGGCCTCTTGTGCTGCCCGGAGGTCTTCTTCCTGCCGTACATGGAGCTGCGTCCCTTCCGGGTGAACGCCGGCGCGGTGCACAGCTACGTGTACAACTTCGGCAACCGCACCGACTACATGAGCGAGCTGCGGGCCGGCTCGCCGGTGATGCTGGTGGACCGCTCCGGCAACGCGCGCCGGGCGGCGGTGGGCCGGATGAAGACGGAGGTGCGCCCCTTGCGCCTCATCGAGGCCGAGTTCCAGAGCGGCGAGCGCATCAACACCATCATGCAGGATGACTGGCACGTCCGGATCTTCTCGGATGACGCCAAGCCGCTGAACATCACCGAGCTGCGCCCCGGGGACAAGGTGCTTGGCCACGTGGCCAAGCCCGGCCGCCACGTGGGCATCAAGGTCGACGAGCACATCATCGAGAGCTGA
- a CDS encoding class I fructose-bisphosphate aldolase: MSAIAKRIRWSRFVDRRCGRGIIVPIDHGLSIGPVEGLDSPAQVARWIGHPGITGIVAHKGMVERLGDQNLLRGVGIMVHLNGMMSLASSPDRKERLTSVEAALRLGADAVSVQLNFDGTNDAHNLTQLGAVVDEAQRYGLPVLTMLYDKVPCDKQEDCVKRLRHLMRACVELGTDALKLAAPSELAMMPVLLEGIREHTSVFFAGGAMRSEDEILLLAREVVATGATGLCVGRNIFQRPSAHATLTRLQELVLGNVHTPQASTPSWPVSSQNVHVQWSQPVEEVVK; the protein is encoded by the coding sequence ATGAGTGCAATCGCCAAGAGGATCCGCTGGTCACGCTTCGTGGACCGGCGGTGTGGACGGGGAATCATTGTCCCAATCGATCACGGTCTTTCGATTGGGCCCGTGGAGGGGCTGGACAGTCCAGCACAGGTGGCGCGGTGGATCGGTCATCCAGGCATCACAGGCATCGTGGCCCACAAGGGCATGGTGGAACGGCTCGGAGACCAGAACCTGCTGCGCGGCGTCGGCATCATGGTTCACCTCAACGGCATGATGTCGCTGGCGTCATCGCCCGATCGAAAGGAACGGCTCACGTCCGTGGAGGCCGCGCTCCGGCTGGGGGCGGATGCGGTCTCCGTGCAGCTCAACTTCGACGGAACGAACGACGCGCACAACCTGACCCAGCTGGGGGCGGTGGTGGACGAGGCGCAGCGCTACGGCCTGCCCGTGCTCACCATGCTCTACGACAAGGTCCCCTGCGACAAGCAGGAGGACTGCGTGAAGCGGCTGCGGCACCTGATGCGGGCCTGCGTGGAGCTGGGAACGGATGCGCTCAAGCTGGCCGCGCCCAGCGAGCTCGCGATGATGCCCGTGTTGCTGGAGGGCATCCGGGAGCACACCTCCGTGTTCTTCGCGGGGGGGGCCATGCGCTCCGAGGATGAAATCCTCCTGCTGGCGCGGGAGGTGGTGGCCACGGGGGCCACCGGGCTGTGCGTGGGGCGCAACATCTTCCAGCGGCCCTCCGCTCACGCCACCCTCACGCGGCTGCAGGAGCTCGTCCTGGGCAACGTCCACACGCCCCAGGCCTCCACGCCCTCCTGGCCGGTCTCGTCACAGAACGTCCACGTTCAGTGGTCCCAACCGGTGGAAGAGGTCGTGAAATGA
- a CDS encoding phenylacetate--CoA ligase family protein, whose amino-acid sequence MATPNRLAAINRVLQQARNSPFYKERLPATPLRNWEEFQRLPFTSKEDLRQHSPHGLVCVPAQELLQYHESSATTGAPVSVWYSRDDLTEIRERFSEWGVGFKPGDRVLIRFPYALSTIGHFVHAAAQHRHACVIPADSRTSITPLPRVIELMRKLQVSVLATISLSAVMIAEAAEMSGFDPRRDFPHLRAICCAGEPLTLYRRKFLEELWGVPVFDNYGMTETGPQAMDCHEQRLHPWQEQFWMEILDERLEKEVAPGEMGSLVVTSLSPRASPMIRYLTGDRVQRMDQACGCGHTATLRVRGRADEALWVQGKPFDLWELEEIIYQLPSRRFWKVAAGTDRLHFTVEKEQEGHIVSPELLAQLEQRHGVRLTVDLVPKGTLYDRTELISFGMQGKPVYVSPSQSSQERRP is encoded by the coding sequence ATGGCAACACCCAATCGCCTTGCAGCCATCAACCGCGTTCTGCAGCAGGCTCGTAATTCTCCGTTCTACAAGGAGCGCCTGCCGGCCACACCGCTCCGGAACTGGGAGGAGTTCCAGCGGCTCCCGTTCACGTCCAAGGAGGATCTGCGCCAGCACTCGCCCCATGGCCTGGTCTGCGTCCCGGCCCAGGAGCTCCTGCAGTACCACGAGTCCTCCGCCACCACCGGGGCTCCGGTCTCGGTCTGGTACAGCCGTGACGACCTGACGGAGATCCGCGAGCGGTTCTCCGAGTGGGGCGTCGGGTTCAAGCCGGGGGACCGGGTGCTCATCCGCTTTCCCTATGCGCTCTCCACCATCGGGCACTTCGTCCACGCCGCGGCCCAGCACCGGCACGCCTGCGTGATTCCCGCCGACAGCCGCACGAGTATCACGCCCCTGCCCCGTGTCATCGAACTCATGCGCAAGTTGCAGGTCAGCGTCCTCGCCACCATCTCTCTGTCGGCGGTGATGATCGCCGAGGCCGCGGAGATGTCTGGGTTTGACCCTCGGCGGGACTTTCCTCATCTGCGAGCCATCTGCTGTGCCGGAGAGCCGTTGACGCTCTACCGGCGCAAGTTCCTCGAAGAACTCTGGGGCGTGCCTGTGTTTGACAACTACGGGATGACGGAGACGGGTCCCCAAGCCATGGATTGCCATGAGCAGCGCCTCCACCCCTGGCAGGAACAGTTCTGGATGGAAATCCTGGATGAGCGGCTCGAGAAGGAAGTGGCGCCAGGGGAGATGGGCTCCCTGGTGGTCACCTCGCTCTCCCCGAGGGCCTCGCCGATGATCCGCTACCTCACGGGGGACCGGGTCCAGCGCATGGACCAGGCCTGTGGCTGCGGCCACACCGCCACCCTGCGCGTCCGCGGCCGGGCCGACGAGGCGCTGTGGGTCCAGGGCAAGCCGTTCGATCTCTGGGAGCTGGAGGAGATCATCTACCAGCTGCCCAGCCGCCGCTTCTGGAAGGTGGCCGCCGGCACGGACCGGCTGCACTTCACCGTCGAGAAGGAGCAGGAGGGGCACATCGTCTCCCCGGAGCTGCTGGCGCAGCTGGAACAACGTCACGGCGTGCGCTTGACGGTGGACCTGGTTCCCAAGGGCACCCTCTACGACCGCACGGAGCTCATCTCCTTCGGGATGCAGGGCAAGCCCGTCTACGTCAGCCCGTCCCAGTCTTCGCAGGAACGCCGCCCGTAA
- a CDS encoding aspartate kinase — MKPTETETPIGGLPFKSRRRPLIVKKFGGTSVANIDRIRRIARLALESQREGNDVVVVVSAMSGETDRLLKLAHQVLPLPEGREMDVIAATGEQVTVALTALAIQAEGGKSSSFLGHQLPVITDSAFTRARIQCVEQGPIREALARGQIAVVAGFQGVDPRNNITTLGRGGSDTTAVAVAAALGADVCEIYTDVEGVFTADPRVCPAGSKLKSIPYEEMLELASLGAKVLQVRSVEIAMKYNVPVHVRSSFSDEEGTLIVPRDKMLESRRLMGLACEKGQVRVELIGAECRPGLVAELTYLLADLNVSVDMLCHSRGAVENPRADISFTLPEGELRRAQPSLEQFLGKLGATGLQISTDLAKVTLVGIGLRSDPGIAARLCRSLTQQGIHVSGLSVNELRISCLVESGAADRAICILHETFELAGEAPAEPLASATPA; from the coding sequence ATGAAGCCCACCGAGACCGAAACGCCGATTGGCGGATTGCCGTTCAAGAGCCGCCGCAGGCCCTTGATCGTCAAGAAGTTCGGCGGCACCTCCGTGGCGAACATCGATCGCATCCGGCGCATCGCGCGCCTGGCGCTCGAGAGCCAGCGGGAGGGCAACGACGTGGTGGTGGTGGTCAGCGCCATGAGCGGGGAAACGGACCGCCTCCTGAAGCTGGCCCACCAGGTGCTTCCGCTGCCGGAAGGCCGGGAAATGGACGTGATTGCCGCCACGGGCGAGCAAGTGACGGTCGCCCTCACCGCCCTGGCCATCCAGGCGGAAGGCGGAAAGTCCTCTTCCTTCCTGGGGCACCAGCTCCCGGTCATCACCGACAGCGCCTTCACCCGGGCCCGCATCCAGTGTGTGGAGCAAGGGCCCATCCGCGAGGCGCTCGCGCGGGGGCAGATCGCCGTGGTCGCAGGGTTCCAGGGGGTGGATCCCCGGAACAACATCACGACCCTGGGCCGCGGCGGCTCGGACACCACGGCCGTCGCGGTGGCGGCGGCGCTCGGGGCGGACGTCTGTGAAATCTACACGGACGTGGAAGGCGTGTTCACGGCGGATCCCCGCGTCTGCCCCGCGGGTTCGAAGCTGAAGTCCATTCCCTACGAAGAGATGCTCGAGTTGGCGTCCCTGGGGGCCAAGGTCCTCCAGGTTCGCAGTGTGGAGATCGCCATGAAATACAACGTCCCCGTCCATGTGCGCAGTTCCTTCTCCGATGAGGAGGGCACCCTCATCGTCCCCCGGGACAAGATGCTCGAGTCCCGGCGGCTGATGGGGCTGGCCTGTGAGAAGGGCCAGGTGCGGGTGGAGCTCATCGGCGCGGAGTGCCGCCCCGGCCTGGTGGCGGAGCTGACGTATCTCCTGGCGGACCTGAACGTGAGCGTGGACATGCTCTGCCACTCCCGGGGAGCGGTGGAGAACCCCCGGGCGGACATCTCCTTCACCCTGCCCGAGGGCGAGCTGCGCCGTGCCCAGCCCTCCCTGGAGCAGTTCCTGGGGAAGCTGGGGGCCACCGGCCTGCAGATCTCCACGGACCTGGCCAAGGTGACGCTGGTGGGCATCGGCCTCCGCTCGGATCCCGGCATCGCCGCGCGCCTGTGCCGCAGCTTGACCCAGCAGGGCATCCACGTGTCGGGCCTGTCGGTGAATGAGCTGCGAATCAGCTGTCTGGTGGAGTCGGGCGCCGCAGACCGGGCGATCTGCATTCTCCACGAGACCTTCGAGCTCGCCGGGGAGGCACCCGCCGAGCCGCTGGCTTCGGCCACGCCGGCCTGA
- a CDS encoding amidohydrolase family protein produces the protein MIIDAHAHLSPTPFGSAENYLEMLKESGIQQGVVCPGGMLDVRKMNDFVSGQKKPDTTPKNDYVSQSVQAHPQLHPVACVDPCDSQSVAKLETYLGQGFRGLMVSPLVHKFSFSDGTMEELAALCGEHGVPIISHNGWRPGANTQDFVRLAKAFPRTNFILEHMGAHPADAEATDATASMDNLFLETSLGAHLHIVETVKKAGPNKLIFGSEYPLSHPAVEMKKVFMLPITDGERERILGGNIRGLLRLD, from the coding sequence ATGATCATCGATGCACATGCCCACCTGTCCCCCACCCCCTTCGGCTCCGCGGAGAACTACCTGGAGATGCTGAAGGAGAGCGGCATCCAGCAGGGCGTCGTCTGCCCCGGGGGGATGCTGGATGTCCGGAAGATGAACGACTTCGTCTCGGGCCAGAAGAAGCCCGACACGACGCCCAAGAACGACTACGTGAGCCAGTCCGTCCAGGCCCACCCGCAGCTGCACCCGGTGGCCTGTGTGGATCCATGTGATTCCCAGTCCGTCGCGAAGCTGGAGACGTACCTGGGCCAGGGGTTTCGCGGCCTGATGGTGTCTCCGCTCGTCCACAAGTTCTCGTTCTCGGACGGGACCATGGAGGAGTTGGCCGCCCTGTGCGGCGAGCACGGCGTCCCCATCATCTCGCACAACGGCTGGCGGCCGGGGGCCAATACCCAGGACTTCGTCCGGCTGGCCAAGGCATTCCCTCGCACGAACTTCATCCTGGAGCACATGGGGGCGCACCCCGCGGACGCGGAAGCGACGGACGCCACGGCCTCCATGGACAACCTCTTCCTGGAGACGTCGCTCGGCGCCCACCTCCACATCGTGGAGACGGTGAAAAAGGCAGGACCCAACAAACTCATCTTCGGCTCCGAGTATCCCCTCTCCCATCCCGCCGTGGAGATGAAGAAAGTCTTCATGCTTCCCATCACGGATGGAGAGCGCGAGCGGATCCTCGGCGGGAACATCCGCGGACTGCTTCGCCTCGATTGA
- a CDS encoding multicopper oxidase family protein, producing MLLGAGVLATGVADATQQNEDVSQDLVVKYATNRICRTLEQGRCKEWDDVKLRSYNGQLVGPTIEARPGDTLRIVLDNQLPPEPVRGTIDPNIPHGFNITNLHTHGLHVSPAGNADNVMLSILPGQKFEYEIKIPSDHPAGTFWYHAHKHGAVSIQVSSGMAGALIIRGGLDEVPAIRAARERIFVFQQIPYALINDPYVPGTRANMVEDFEASFSEGRWDASGRRTTINGMVEPVIKMRGGEVQRWRFIHAGFRESLRLKLVRERDPQSVVSYYQIAHDGLATGRLDSVDETEMHPGYRTDVLVRAGNRPETYLLIDEATAAEESFTGLAETRKVLARIEVEGSFSFMPLPDTASLAPYAPFKSITNEELTGTQEARFDMDVQSTPVKYMINGKAFSPDNPPRKLTLGAVEEWRVSSSPLTSHIFHIHVNPFQIVTADGKGIWRDTLFVKANQSVKLRTRYQRYVGKFVTHCHILDHEDQGMMEVLEIVHPGAALHENHD from the coding sequence TTGTTACTGGGTGCAGGGGTCCTGGCCACGGGAGTGGCGGATGCCACCCAGCAGAACGAGGATGTCTCTCAGGACTTGGTGGTCAAGTACGCCACCAACCGCATCTGCCGGACCCTGGAGCAGGGACGGTGCAAGGAATGGGATGATGTGAAGCTGCGCTCCTACAATGGCCAGCTCGTGGGGCCCACCATCGAGGCGCGGCCGGGTGACACCTTGCGCATCGTGCTGGACAACCAGCTTCCCCCCGAGCCCGTCCGGGGAACGATTGATCCCAACATCCCGCATGGTTTCAACATCACCAACCTTCACACCCACGGGCTTCACGTCTCTCCGGCCGGCAACGCGGACAACGTGATGCTCTCCATCCTGCCTGGGCAGAAGTTCGAATACGAAATCAAGATTCCCTCGGATCATCCGGCGGGCACCTTCTGGTACCACGCCCACAAGCACGGGGCGGTGTCCATTCAGGTCTCCAGCGGCATGGCCGGTGCGTTGATCATCCGCGGGGGGCTCGACGAGGTGCCCGCCATCCGGGCGGCCCGTGAGCGGATTTTTGTCTTCCAGCAAATTCCCTACGCGTTGATCAACGATCCCTACGTGCCCGGCACGCGGGCCAACATGGTGGAGGACTTCGAGGCCTCGTTCTCCGAGGGGCGCTGGGATGCCTCGGGGCGGCGGACCACCATCAACGGCATGGTCGAGCCCGTCATCAAGATGCGGGGGGGCGAAGTCCAGCGGTGGCGTTTCATCCACGCGGGCTTCCGTGAGTCGCTCCGGCTCAAGCTCGTCCGGGAGAGGGATCCGCAGTCAGTGGTGTCGTATTACCAGATCGCGCACGACGGACTGGCCACGGGCCGGTTGGACTCGGTAGACGAGACCGAGATGCACCCGGGCTACCGGACGGACGTGCTCGTGAGGGCGGGCAACAGGCCAGAGACCTACCTGCTGATCGACGAGGCGACGGCCGCCGAGGAGTCCTTCACCGGGCTGGCGGAGACGCGAAAGGTGCTGGCCCGGATCGAAGTCGAGGGCTCCTTCTCCTTCATGCCCTTGCCAGACACGGCCTCCCTTGCCCCGTACGCGCCCTTCAAGTCCATCACCAATGAGGAGCTCACGGGCACCCAGGAGGCGCGGTTCGACATGGACGTTCAGTCCACGCCGGTCAAATACATGATCAACGGGAAAGCGTTCAGTCCGGACAACCCCCCGCGCAAGCTCACGCTGGGGGCCGTGGAGGAGTGGCGGGTCTCGTCCTCGCCGCTCACGAGCCACATCTTCCACATCCACGTCAATCCCTTCCAGATTGTCACGGCCGATGGAAAGGGGATCTGGCGGGACACCCTCTTCGTGAAGGCCAACCAATCCGTGAAGCTGCGCACCCGTTACCAGCGCTACGTCGGGAAGTTCGTCACGCACTGCCACATCCTGGACCATGAGGATCAAGGGATGATGGAGGTGCTGGAGATCGTCCATCCGGGCGCAGCGCTGCACGAGAACCACGACTGA